The nucleotide sequence GTGCGGCCCAGTATGCGGAAGGCGCCGTCGAGCCGCTGAACCGCGTCGGCGACACTGTGGGTGCGCGCTGGTCGCCGGATGGCGTCGCGATGCCGAAGGGCTTCCACGAAGCCTATCGCCAGTTCGTCGACGGCGGCTGGGGCACCATCAGCGCGCCCGAGGATGCCGGCGGGCAGGGCCTGCCGCTGTCGCTTGGCGCTGCGGTGATGGAGGACCTGAACGCCGCCAACCTCGCGTTCGCTCTCTGCCCGATGCTGACGATGGGCGCCATCGAAGCAATCGAGGCGCACGGCAGCCCCGAGCAGAAGCGCGATTATCTGCCGAAGATTGTCAGCGGCGAATGGCCGGCGACCATGAACCTGACCGAGCCGCAGGCCGGGTCCGACGTCGGTGCGCTCAGGACCAGAGCGGTGCCGGTCGGCGACGGCTCGTGGAGGATCGCGGGTTCGAAGATCTACATCACCTATGGCGAGCATGACCTTGCCGACAACATCATCCACCTCGTGCTCGCTCGTACCCCCGACGCGCCCGTGGGGACTCGCGGAATCTCGCTCTTCCTGGTCCCCAAGATCCTGCCCGACGGCAGCCGCAACGATCTTCGCTGCGCCTCGGTCGAGCACAAGCTCGGCATCCACGCGAGCCCGACCTGCACCATGGCTTATGGCGACAATGGCGGGGCGACCGGGTGGCTGATCGGGCCGGAGCATGGCGGCATGCGGGCCATGTTCACGATGATGAACAATGCCCGCCTCAACGTCGGCCTGCAGGGAGTGGGGATCGCCGAGGCGGCGACGCAGCGCGCCGTCGCCTATGCGCTCGGGCGGGTCCAGTCAGCCCGCGCGGGCGGGGTCAGCAAGGATGCGGTCGCCATCCACGAACATCCCGACGTCCGCCGCATGCTGCTGCGGATGCGGGCGCTGACCATGGGGGCGAGGGCGCTTGCCTACTACGCCTTCGGTCAGATCGACCGTGGCCACCGCGGCGACGCCCAGGCGGCGATGCGCGGCGACGTGCTGACGCCCCTCGTCAAGGCCTGGGGTACTGACGTCGGCTGTGAGGTCGCCAGCATCGGCATCCAGGTCCATGGCGGCATGGGCTATGTCGAGGAGACGGGCGCCGCCCAGTATTTCCGCGACGCGCGCATCGCCCCCATCTACGAGGGCACCAACGGCATCCAGGCGGCGGACCTCGTCGGGCGCAAGCTTGGCCTCGACGGCGGCCTCGCCTTCGACGGCCTGATCGCCGACATCCGCGCCGAGATCGAGGAACCAGCGCTGGTCGCACTGGCCGATGCGGTCGAGATCGCCGCGACGAGCCTCCGTGCCGCCGGCCATGACGACAAGCTCGCCGGAAGCTATCCTTTCCTCACCATGTGCTCGGTGCTGACAGCCGGCTGGCTGCTCGAGCGGCAGGCGAGGGCGGCGACCGGCGAATCGCCGTTTGCGCGGGCGAAGCGTGCGGCTGCGGGTTATTTCAGCAGCGTTGTAGTGCCCGAAGCGCTCGGGCTGGCGGCTGGTGCCGAGGCCGGTGCGGCCCTGCTTTACGCGGTCGAAGCGGAAGCGCTGGCCTAGCTGCGCTCGAGCAGTTCCGCCGGATCGATCCCCAGCCGGTCCATCTTGGCCCGCACCGCCGGCCATTCCTCGCGGATGAAGATGTCGCGCTCGCTGGTCGACAGCCGCTCGCGCGCGCCGTCGGCGACGAACATGCCGATGCCGCGGCGGACGATGATCAGGCCCTCGTCCTGGAAGCCCTGATAGGCTTTGGCGACGGTCAGCGGGTTGGCACCCTGCTCGGCGGCGAAGGCGCGAACCGAGGGGAGGGGATCGCCGTCGCGGTAGCGGCCGGACAATATGGCTTCGGAAATGATGTCGCGAAGCCGGACATAGACCGGCTTGGCGTCGGAACGGCCGCGTAGCGTCATGCTGTCCTAATACGGTGCGGCGCGAAAAGTTGCAAGCGCGACGTTAGAGCGGCGCAGCCCAGCGGCGGATGACCTGCGCCGGCGCGGGACGAGGCCGTTCTTCCAGTTCCCGTCCCGGCGAGCCGACGAAGAAAAAGCCGGCGATCCGCTCGTCGGGACCGACAGCGAACGCTTCGCGCACCAGTGGATCGTAGGCGGCCCAGCCGGTCAGCCAGCTGCCGACGAAGCCATGCGCATGGACGGCGTGGAGCAGGTTCATCGCCGCCGCGCCAACCGACAATTCCTGCTCCCACACCGGAATCTTGTGGCCGGCGATCGGTGCCGAGAGCATCACCACCAGTGCCTCGCCGGACCGCGCGAAATCGGCAGCCTTCTGCCGGTGCGCCGCGCCGGGCGGCGGCTCCTGCGCATCGAGCGCGCGGTCGAGCAAGGCGGCGAACTCCTCCCGCTGGTCCGCGGCGACGATCACGAATCGCCACGGGAAGAGCTTGCCATGATCCGGCGTTCGCGCGGCAAGCTGCAGGATGGCGTCCAGTTGCTCGTCCGTCGGACCTGGCCCGACCATCTCGCGTGCCCGTCCCGAGCGGCGGGTCGCAAGGTAGCGAAGCGGGGAGGAGAGGTCGTTGAACATGGGCGCCGGCGACATAGGCACGCCATGCGTTCGTCACAATGCGCTTGGCAGCGCCATTTTCGTGTCTAAGGTGCCGCGCCACGCCAGGGCCCAAGGGCCCGTAACCATCTATTTGCGTCAAAGGTGCTTCGAGACATGGCCACCACCACACTCGATCATGGGGACAGCCGGGGAA is from Sphingomonas sp. LHG3406-1 and encodes:
- a CDS encoding acyl-CoA dehydrogenase is translated as MALRCPVEEQRFVLEHVVRISELTNDSDIVEAVLEGAAQYAEGAVEPLNRVGDTVGARWSPDGVAMPKGFHEAYRQFVDGGWGTISAPEDAGGQGLPLSLGAAVMEDLNAANLAFALCPMLTMGAIEAIEAHGSPEQKRDYLPKIVSGEWPATMNLTEPQAGSDVGALRTRAVPVGDGSWRIAGSKIYITYGEHDLADNIIHLVLARTPDAPVGTRGISLFLVPKILPDGSRNDLRCASVEHKLGIHASPTCTMAYGDNGGATGWLIGPEHGGMRAMFTMMNNARLNVGLQGVGIAEAATQRAVAYALGRVQSARAGGVSKDAVAIHEHPDVRRMLLRMRALTMGARALAYYAFGQIDRGHRGDAQAAMRGDVLTPLVKAWGTDVGCEVASIGIQVHGGMGYVEETGAAQYFRDARIAPIYEGTNGIQAADLVGRKLGLDGGLAFDGLIADIRAEIEEPALVALADAVEIAATSLRAAGHDDKLAGSYPFLTMCSVLTAGWLLERQARAATGESPFARAKRAAAGYFSSVVVPEALGLAAGAEAGAALLYAVEAEALA
- a CDS encoding GntR family transcriptional regulator; this translates as MTLRGRSDAKPVYVRLRDIISEAILSGRYRDGDPLPSVRAFAAEQGANPLTVAKAYQGFQDEGLIIVRRGIGMFVADGARERLSTSERDIFIREEWPAVRAKMDRLGIDPAELLERS
- a CDS encoding nitroreductase; this translates as MFNDLSSPLRYLATRRSGRAREMVGPGPTDEQLDAILQLAARTPDHGKLFPWRFVIVAADQREEFAALLDRALDAQEPPPGAAHRQKAADFARSGEALVVMLSAPIAGHKIPVWEQELSVGAAAMNLLHAVHAHGFVGSWLTGWAAYDPLVREAFAVGPDERIAGFFFVGSPGRELEERPRPAPAQVIRRWAAPL